AGGACGTTCAGTTTTGGACTAAGTTGTGACTGAGAAGAAAGGCGGGTAGTGGCGCGGCACCACCAGAGAGCTCTGGTACAGCCGTTCACGCAGAATGTTCTTCTCCTGCTCCGCTCAGGCCGTTAGGGGCAATTTGAGCAGTAAAGGCCCTGGAGGAGAGTAAAGAGTATGCCAAGCCTGCCCCAAACCCTAGCACTCTACCCATACAGCAGGCAGGCTGATGGATTATCTCTTTTGGAATAGgtttaaaatatatgtctatagtttaaaagagaaaaaacattcaGACAGTCCCAAGAGGATACTTGTAGAAAGATGGAAAGGTCAGGATCACCCCAAAACCTTTAGGCAGATTCCCCAGAGATACTCATTCTTATGGCTCAGTGATCTTTTTATGAATAGACAggaatatatgcatatttgttgACAGATGGGCTCATAAAATACTTCGGAAATGAGTCTCGCCCCACCCACTTCACTTGTCCTGAATATCTTTGCATATCAGTCTCCGTAGACTTACCTCCTTATTTTTAACGAATGTTCTATTCATTAAGATAATGTAATCCATACGCTCTCAGATCTGGATGGCTTAACAAAAGTGAGGTTTATTTGTCACTTATCTAAATCCAACTGGTGGCAGGGAACATGtgtgcagggaggcagggaagtgTTCTGATCCTAGCACTGATTCAGGGATCCAGGATGACCAAGGCCCTGCCAACTTCAACATGTGACTTCCACACGTGGCTTCTAAGGTCACCCTGGGTGTTGATATCCAGCAGGTAGATGGGGAAAGACAGTGTGCAGGAAGGCAAGGTTTGTTTTATATGAGCCAGGCCTAGAAGAGACGTGTAGCACTTCTGCCCACATTCCACTGGCCAGAATTAGATTCTCTGCCTGAGACCAGTACTAGGCCCTGTCCTGACTGGCCAGCTGCTTCCTACAGCTGGACACTGTGAAGGAAATGCAGAAACCTTAGATTGGCAGTTAGCTGTTCTCTGCCACAGACGGCTGGAGAAATACATCCTCATTGAGTTAAGCTTCAGGAGGCTGGCctaccctttctctcttttctgcttaTCTTTTGTCAAAGGCAAACTGTAAACTATGGAAAACCATTACCTGGGAAGGGTATGTACACCGGTTCAGATGTGGTAGGGGTAGGGAGGAACACTATCAAGGAAAAGCCTTTAAAAGATGTGTATCTTTGACCCAAGAACACATCTAAGGACATGTCCTGGGAAATTAGTGGATGACTGCTCACACTGCTGTACAAGATAACTGGAAGCCAGCTAGGTGCCTGATATTAGAGACCTGTATGCACTTACGATGCTTTCGTATAATGGAATACAGGTGGTTAAAATAATTGTGTAGATACctgcaaatacaaaaatatgtccATATGTTACAATAAAAGACTCCTAAACAgtgtaagtaaattttttaaaataaattggttaCTTGTATCAAAAAGGCTAGAGGATGTACATTAAAATGTTTACAGTATTTACCCGTGAGTAAGACATTAAAATGTTTAGAGTATTTATTCTGGGGCAAGAGGACTATTTCCTTCTGTTACACATTCATATAATGTCTGAATGTTTTATCGTTAGAAAAAACAGTGAAGCTATTTTCAGCTTGAAACGAACAAAAAAATGTAGATAAAGGCCACAGGAGCTTAGGTGACTGAAAGTGAGTCTGCGAATCAGACCTGGCCTCCCAGACCCTGTGCGTCAGGCTGTCACCCAACACTCAAGTGGCTGTCAGGAGCACTTTTCtctgttgaagagactggctTTCGTCAGGCCAATCCCAGGTTATAAAGGACGGGAGGAGAATGGGGCTCTGGGCCGTCCGCCTCCCCTGGGGGAGCCCCTCAGCGAGTCAGTGGGctggggctctctgtgcctccacccTCTGCATGGGGAACGCCATCCGGGCCCTGGTGGCCTTCGTCCCCGCCGACTGCTGCCAGAGCTACCTGGTCAGAGACCTCCGGGAGATGCCGACAGACAAGATGGTGGATCTGAGTGGGAACCAGCTCCGCCGCTTCCCCGTGCACGTGTGTTCCTTCCGGGAGCTGGTCAAGCTCTACCTGAGTGACAACCACCTCAACAGCCTGCCTCCGGAGCTGGGGCAGCTCCAGAATCTGCAGATCTTGGCCCTGGATTTCAACAACTTCAAGGCTCTGCCTCAGGTGGTGTGTACTTTGAAACAGCTCTGCATCCTCTACCTGGGTAACAACAAACTTTGCGACCTCCCCAGTGAGCTGAGCCGGCTCCAGAATCTCCGGACCCTGTGGGTCGAGGCCAACTGCCTCACGCAGCTGCCAGATGTGGTCTGCGAGCTGAGGCTCCTTAAGACTCTGCACGCCGGCTCCAATGCCTTGCGTCTGCTGCCAGCCCGACTCCAGCGCCTCCAGGAGCTGAGGACCATCTGGCTCTCAGGCAACCTGCTGACTGACTTCCCCGCTGTACTATTGCACATGCCCTTCCTGGAGGTGATTGATGTGGACAGGAACAGTATCCATTACTTCCCCAGCCTGGCTCACCTGTCAAGTCTGAAGCTGGTCATCTATGACCATAATCCTTGCAGGAATGCACCCAAGGTGGCCAAAGGGGTCCGCCGTGTAGGAAGATGGGCCGAGGAGACGCCAGAGCCTGACCCCAGAAAGGCCAGGCGCTATGCCTTGACCCAGGAGGAAAGCCAGGATGGAGAGGCACCTGCCCTGCCTTCTCTACTTCTTCCTCCCAACTCCTGAATGCTTCAGTTGTCAGTCGAGGCCAAGGACACAACTCCAGTGTCTTCTGGAGACCTTCTGGAGACCTCTCCTTTAGAGTGCAAAGAATTGCTCGGGGACATGTGGGGTGCCTTTGCAAAAAACTTCTGGCCAACATCTCTACCAAAGCGAAGCTGTGTGCTCTGGGGAGCATGAGGACTTCTTTGCAAGAAAATCAGCTTCTCCAAATAGatattttgaaacactgaagaaCAAGAAGTGCTAGGACattttgtccttctccctctccagaaaTGGCTGGTCACGATGCTCATGACCTCCTCAAATAAGGTATTTATTAAAGAATTCACCTGAGTTCTGGTGGCCTGGCTCCAGCTCTTTGCAGGGTATATCGGTGTTACTGTGAATGACCATAAGTGATATGAAAATATTGCTAATTTGggtcactttttaaaagacagttctACCTAGTCAGTCAGACTCAGAGACTCGGTGCTGTTGCAAAGGCTCAAGATGAAGCTTTTTCCCTGCAGCTCAGTGCAAGCCAAGAAGACCCCTGATGGAAAAATGCCTCCTGATGGAGTCTGGCTGCCACTTCACACTTGACAGAGGTTCATGCTGACTGAGCTGGTTTATCCCTAAGGGGTTTGACCCAAGGTCTGCTTTCAACCGCTTACTGTTATTACAATGCTAGAAGTCATCCAGACAGTAGACAACGTGGTCTTATCAAAAGCAAGCCCAGTTGTactcctgcctgcctctgtggAGCACAGCCCTTCTGTTTACTCACATTCACGAACCAGAGCAGAACTGAATCCCATTCCATCAAGGAAACCACATTTCCAGAGCTGTATTAGAATAAAGGTAGTAGGTGAAAAAGGTTTACTTGAAACAACCATCTGGAAATCTGAGTTGCAGGTTGTGGTATATACATAGGACACTTCTGACTCTAGCCGTATATACAGCCTTTGTTctgatttgttttgatttttgtagaTAAAATGGGACTTTTGATGGTCAGTGTAGAGCTTAGAtattttggctgttttttaatatgtaaattgtgaactttttttcttcccacaaatACATCAACCTTAAAGATGCTGCTGTCACAATGGGTGATTTAATATAGTACTTAATGTTCTTGAACCTCTCCATCAAGGACACAAAAAGTATAATCTTTACTAAaacttttgtttagtttttagttACTTTTGCTGTAAAAGCATCTTTGCCCAGCAAAGTCTGGTCCTAAAATGACACTGCACAGactattttcatgtgttttcctACTATAAATATTTCTTGCTAAACCAGAGGAAGAAAGTTTGGTATCACAATCTCTTCCTATTGCTACCTCCCACTATGCAGAGTATCTACAACCCACTGATTAGACTGCCAAGAGATCCTTTTAATCATTCAATGTCATAGGCTGTTTAAGTCCTTTAGTTACCAGTCCAGATTTCTAATAGGCAGCTAGGATTTacagtttattttctcatgtttgaCTGAAATCAAACTATACTCAGCTGATGCTAGAAACCCCTTCTGGGCTATATCTATAGTCAGCCTTATAGATGGCTCATTTTCTTTtgactctgtcttcctcctcctgagATTAATGGGCCCACCTTTTCCAATACAGAGGTAGGCTGCAGCCATCAAACAAGTGTGACACCAGCTGACGTGCACACACTGCTCATCTAATGAGCTAACTGCTCTGAACTGAATGCAAATTATAAACATTTGGCACACAGTCAAGAGATTTTCTTCTAATATACAACAAACATTTCTCAAACAATATGTTTAAGATTTCACCACTGATTTAGCTACCCAAAAATGTTTTTGCTACAGgatttcaattaattttataaagtaaCCATGCAAGGGCATATTAACAGTTCTACAACCCTctgatgttttcttaaaattctgacATAATTAGAAAGTTCAAAAGGGGAGAAAGCACCACCAAATGTAacttttttctcataattttaaaagtcccaaAACCCAAAATGTTATGTatcagaaaaatctttttaagattgatttgagagagagaacacaagtgcaCACATGGggtgagaggggcagaaa
This genomic interval from Mustela erminea isolate mMusErm1 chromosome 6, mMusErm1.Pri, whole genome shotgun sequence contains the following:
- the LRRC10 gene encoding leucine-rich repeat-containing protein 10; the protein is MGNAIRALVAFVPADCCQSYLVRDLREMPTDKMVDLSGNQLRRFPVHVCSFRELVKLYLSDNHLNSLPPELGQLQNLQILALDFNNFKALPQVVCTLKQLCILYLGNNKLCDLPSELSRLQNLRTLWVEANCLTQLPDVVCELRLLKTLHAGSNALRLLPARLQRLQELRTIWLSGNLLTDFPAVLLHMPFLEVIDVDRNSIHYFPSLAHLSSLKLVIYDHNPCRNAPKVAKGVRRVGRWAEETPEPDPRKARRYALTQEESQDGEAPALPSLLLPPNS